A single Microtus ochrogaster isolate Prairie Vole_2 linkage group LG3, MicOch1.0, whole genome shotgun sequence DNA region contains:
- the LOC101979498 gene encoding zinc finger protein 14-like isoform X1, translating into MELVAFADVGVIFTVEEWAMLDDRQKKLYRGVMKETFLNLISIEETLEENIEEDHRDLSRNLGTQVVEKDCGYQRDTECDENQESTPENMVNNDVPPAKTVYESRLHERNVIDDSSLQVYQRDQSRSNEFQCQEAVVKSFKPTKHWKDISHSESLQVLETSPRDKPYKNQQCNEACRSLPSDKPQERTHTGDKLSENIVKRCTHDQKDHGIHTKVKPFVCKHCEEAFIDSSDLINHEKSHLGERSYICKQREKTCFEKHEVTHREVKPYECKHCGKAFTHSSNCNIHERSHCAEKPCAHKHCEKTFTSSNSCNTHKRIHTGEKLYCKHCDKTFATLSSYNTHERVHTGKKPCACKHCRKTFTIPSLRNCHEQNHNVKTSACKHCGKAFNSSKHCKIHERTHTGEKIYACKHCGKVFSTSYYRNIHERIHTGEKPYSCKHCGKAFTRSIYLKRHEIVHTGDKPYACKHCGKSFSTSCYRDLHERIHTGEKPYACQHCGKAFRSSSHQKRHERIHSEKLYVRNHCGNGLTSSTSHS; encoded by the exons GAACTGGTGGCCTTTGCGGATGTAGGTGTGATCTTCACTGTAGAAGAGTGGGCTATGTTGGATGATAGGCAAAAGAAGCTCTACAGAGGTGTGATGAAGGAAACATTTTTGAACCTGATCTccatag AGGAAAcactagaagaaaatattgaagagGACCACAGAGATCTCAGCCGAAATCTGGG AACTCAAGTGGTTGAGAAAGACTGTGGATATCAGCGTGATACTGAGTGTGATGAAAACCAGGAATCTACTCCAGAGAATATGGTTAATAATGACGTGCCTCCTGCAAAAACAGTATATGAAAGCAGATTACATGAAAGGAATGTCATTGATGATTCATCCTTACAAGTTTATCAAAGAGACCAAAGTAGAAGCAATGAATTTCAATGTCAGGAAGCTGTGGTGAAGTCTTTTAAACCAACGAAACATTGGAAAGATATCAGTCATTCTGAATCACTTCAGGTACTTGAAACCTCTCCTAGAGACAAACCTTATAAAAACCAACAATGTAATGAAGCCTGTAGGAGTCTTCCTTCTGATAAGCCTCAGGAGAGAACTCACACTGGAGATAAACTCAGTGAGAACATCGTAAAGAGATGTACACATGACCAGAAAGATCATGGAATCCATACAAAAGTGAAACCCTTTGTGTGTAAGCATTGTGAAGAAGCTTTCATTGATTCCAGTGACCTCATCAACCATGAAAAAAGTCATCTTGGAGAGAGAAGTTACATTTGTAAGCAACGTGAGAAAACATGTTTTGAGAAACATGAAGTAACTCACAGAGAAGTAAAGCCTTATGAATGTAAGCACTGTGGAAAAGCTTTCACCCATTCTAGTAATTGTAACATTCACGAAAGAAGTCACTGTGCTGAGAAGCCTTGTGCACATAAGCATTGTGAAAAAACCTTCACCAGTTCCAATTCCTGTAACACTCACAAAagaatccacactggagagaaactgtATTGTAAACATTGTGACAAAACCTTTGCCACTTTGAGTTCTTATAACACTCATGAAAGGGTTCACACTGGAAAGAAGCCTTGTGCATGTAAGCACTGTAGAAAAACTTTCACCATTCCCAGTCTGCGTAACTGCCACGAACAAAATCATAATGTAAAGACTTCTGCCTGTAAGCATTGTGGAAAGGCTTTCAACAGTTCCAAGCACTGTAAAATTCATGAAAGAACTCACACGGGAGAGAAGATTTATGCATGTAAACATTGTGGGAAAGTCTTCAGCACTTCTTATTATCGTAACATTCATGAAAggattcatactggagagaagccttactCGTGTAAGCACTGTGGAAAAGCCTTTACCCGCTCCATTTATCTTAAGAGACATGAAATCGTTCATACTGGAGATAAGCCTTATGCATGTAAGCATTGCGGGAAAAGCTTCTCCACCTCGTGTTATCGTGACcttcatgaaagaattcacactggagagaagccttatgCATGTCAGcattgtgggaaagccttcaggaGTTCTTCTCATCAAAAGAGACATGAAAGAATTCATTCTGAAAAGCTTTATGTACGTAATCATTGTGGAAACGGCTTGACTAGTTCTACATCCCattcatga
- the LOC101979498 gene encoding zinc finger protein OZF-like isoform X2 yields MVNNDVPPAKTVYESRLHERNVIDDSSLQVYQRDQSRSNEFQCQEAVVKSFKPTKHWKDISHSESLQVLETSPRDKPYKNQQCNEACRSLPSDKPQERTHTGDKLSENIVKRCTHDQKDHGIHTKVKPFVCKHCEEAFIDSSDLINHEKSHLGERSYICKQREKTCFEKHEVTHREVKPYECKHCGKAFTHSSNCNIHERSHCAEKPCAHKHCEKTFTSSNSCNTHKRIHTGEKLYCKHCDKTFATLSSYNTHERVHTGKKPCACKHCRKTFTIPSLRNCHEQNHNVKTSACKHCGKAFNSSKHCKIHERTHTGEKIYACKHCGKVFSTSYYRNIHERIHTGEKPYSCKHCGKAFTRSIYLKRHEIVHTGDKPYACKHCGKSFSTSCYRDLHERIHTGEKPYACQHCGKAFRSSSHQKRHERIHSEKLYVRNHCGNGLTSSTSHS; encoded by the coding sequence ATGGTTAATAATGACGTGCCTCCTGCAAAAACAGTATATGAAAGCAGATTACATGAAAGGAATGTCATTGATGATTCATCCTTACAAGTTTATCAAAGAGACCAAAGTAGAAGCAATGAATTTCAATGTCAGGAAGCTGTGGTGAAGTCTTTTAAACCAACGAAACATTGGAAAGATATCAGTCATTCTGAATCACTTCAGGTACTTGAAACCTCTCCTAGAGACAAACCTTATAAAAACCAACAATGTAATGAAGCCTGTAGGAGTCTTCCTTCTGATAAGCCTCAGGAGAGAACTCACACTGGAGATAAACTCAGTGAGAACATCGTAAAGAGATGTACACATGACCAGAAAGATCATGGAATCCATACAAAAGTGAAACCCTTTGTGTGTAAGCATTGTGAAGAAGCTTTCATTGATTCCAGTGACCTCATCAACCATGAAAAAAGTCATCTTGGAGAGAGAAGTTACATTTGTAAGCAACGTGAGAAAACATGTTTTGAGAAACATGAAGTAACTCACAGAGAAGTAAAGCCTTATGAATGTAAGCACTGTGGAAAAGCTTTCACCCATTCTAGTAATTGTAACATTCACGAAAGAAGTCACTGTGCTGAGAAGCCTTGTGCACATAAGCATTGTGAAAAAACCTTCACCAGTTCCAATTCCTGTAACACTCACAAAagaatccacactggagagaaactgtATTGTAAACATTGTGACAAAACCTTTGCCACTTTGAGTTCTTATAACACTCATGAAAGGGTTCACACTGGAAAGAAGCCTTGTGCATGTAAGCACTGTAGAAAAACTTTCACCATTCCCAGTCTGCGTAACTGCCACGAACAAAATCATAATGTAAAGACTTCTGCCTGTAAGCATTGTGGAAAGGCTTTCAACAGTTCCAAGCACTGTAAAATTCATGAAAGAACTCACACGGGAGAGAAGATTTATGCATGTAAACATTGTGGGAAAGTCTTCAGCACTTCTTATTATCGTAACATTCATGAAAggattcatactggagagaagccttactCGTGTAAGCACTGTGGAAAAGCCTTTACCCGCTCCATTTATCTTAAGAGACATGAAATCGTTCATACTGGAGATAAGCCTTATGCATGTAAGCATTGCGGGAAAAGCTTCTCCACCTCGTGTTATCGTGACcttcatgaaagaattcacactggagagaagccttatgCATGTCAGcattgtgggaaagccttcaggaGTTCTTCTCATCAAAAGAGACATGAAAGAATTCATTCTGAAAAGCTTTATGTACGTAATCATTGTGGAAACGGCTTGACTAGTTCTACATCCCattcatga